The Cucurbita pepo subsp. pepo cultivar mu-cu-16 chromosome LG05, ASM280686v2, whole genome shotgun sequence nucleotide sequence TATTGTGGCTATCATGACTTTGAAGTGACGACTGTTGACGTGAAAGATTGTGGCGATAATTTTCTAGAAACCCCACTTCTAAATCAAGATGTCAGAGTTCTGTACAGAAGGTCCGTACGCTATATCTTCTCAGTTGAGCTACTTTACTTCTAGAATCTCCTGACACATTGTGTTCTTTACTATTTTCAGGTAGACCCTGCATAATAATTGTCTGATCAAAGCCCTTCATCAGACCATTTTgatcctttttcttgtttttgtaaaGAGCATGGGCAGATAGCCATGGTGGTGTTAGTTGGCTTTCTTTATTGACTTGTATAGCATGACCACCGCCGTGCCTGAATATTGTTCACGGCAAACGGAGTTTGGAACCTCAACCAACTCCTCCTATAGATCCCACTGGTCTAGGTTTTTTGGTAACAAAATCTTGATACTGTTAATTCCAGTTACGGCTTGCCTTTTATGCTACCTATCTTTATAAGTTTGAATCATGGAGCTACAGGTTACACTTGGGGAGCTAATAAGAATGAAAGCACTTGTGAACTGAATGCGGGACTTCCAATTTGAAGGACTCAAAGGTAAAGCTCTATACCCATTATAATCTGTAGAATATTAGCCGAAGTTGTCTACTTATGTTGATTACTTCCTTAGTTATTCGAGTAATGGAGGTTTGTTAAAACTGAAAAACCGGATTGAACCAACTGAATCGAGTCGGTTTGAAGCATACACATTTTAGTCCGTTTATCGAGATTCAAATCTTGGTcgaaaatataatgtttttatcGATTGAGCTATGCTCAAAATGACTAATTGATACTTTCTTGATTCCACTAGTACACTTGTAAAAACACGTAGATTACAATAAAATAGAcaaaaaagcataaaaattGGAGATTTAAAAAGATATGTAATAGAGggtttaaattcaaaatcacttaaaacatttattcaaATGATGATATTTCCTGTGGAAACCAAAGTTTGGCAGTGACTGAATCATATGCAGACAGACAAAATATGGCTAACCTTCCAATCGACTACACATgatatatataacaaatatGTTTTTTGCTGCTTTCCATATATCATATATGGAGGACACAAATCATTCTTTTTATCTGCAAGCAAGGAAATGCTACAAGGAACAGCCTATGTTCTAATGCAGAAAAATCCATGTTCCTTTGCTCCTTCAGTGGTACATATATATCATCTAGTATATGATGCAGACCAGCAATCTTGTACAGTTGCACTTTTACACAACAAAATCATGGTAAAGATGAGAAGGGCCGAACCTCGGTTGCGGATTACCAGCGTTTACGCATTCAAAATGGCCTGTGTCCCCGAGAGAAGACGCTGCAGCATTGTACATTTCGTCTCCTCTCATGGCTGCAAAACCATGATGTGTCCCAGTGGGCATAGGTATGCCACCACCCTCACAATGCTGCAAGCCCAGTGTAAGCGATACCCCGCTAACCGCCCCAAACCTTCCCAGTTCAGACATGTGATAGGCAGCAGCGGCAGCCATAAACCTGTCACTTCCTGCCTGAGACTGGACAATTGCATCAGGAAAGAAATTAGAGTTATTTACATTAGGCCTTAGCTCCTCCCTCGACTTTACCAGCTCGTTTTGAGCTTCGATGTGAGCACCATTTTGGAAACTAGCTAGTCTGGTGGAACCTGAATTTCCAAGATTAGAGGCTTGATCGGATTTTAAGTCGATAATGTCTCCAGCGCTACATCTTTCGGTGGCTGTTGAACTTGTACTTTGTTGCAGATCCTCCTCCTTATTATCCTCAAAGGTCCTGTTATCTCCTTTTGTTCCCTTGCCAACATTTTCAGATGATGATATAGAGTCCATTTCTGCACTGCCTGCCTCTTCCTTGTACATTTCCTCTACCATAGGTTTCCAAAGACGAACGCGTGCATTGATAAACCAATTAGAGACCTGCACAAGCCCATCGACgacatcaaatttaatatcGGTACACATGTCAGTACAACAAAACTCGAGGTAGATATAGACATGGTGGAGAAATAAAATGTGAAGACGATTTGGAGCTAAATCGGCAGCCTCCACGACATGTACCTACTTGCAGCAGACACATCTTTTCAGACATAGAAGGTTTGGTCTTTTCCAACATAACAAACAAattgattcaaaatattatcCAAAATCTTTCTAGTGCCCTGTTTCTACTTCCCCAGTTGTGGAGTTTTTACCTGACTTCTAGTCAATCCTGTTTGCCTTGCCAACATGATCTTATCAGAGTCCTTTGGATACCTGCAAATGTAGTACTAGGTTTAATTTCGGTTCGACAGAGAGAACATAAAACGAAATACTAATGTTCGAGACTTACGGATGAAGGAAATGCTCGAACAGCCAAGCACGAAGAATCGAAACAGAGTTCTCAGGCAACCCTCTTTGAGGCCTCCATGCATGCTGCTGTATCATACCAAGCTGCTGAAGAGCCCTTTGTTGCCTTAACTGCTGGTCGACGTACCGGAGACGGGTGATTCCAACTCCTTTGTCATTTCCAGAGTTCTCATGCTCTCCCAGGCTTTTACGGGTAGCTCGAACTTGACCAGCTATTGCATCCCGCAAGCACCGAAAATGACGAGATATAGTCTGGAGTGCAAGTGCAGTATATGGCTTAGACGCCCCACATCCTGCTATAACATCAAACGATGATACCACAATCTGCATCTGATGGTAATACTGATTGTACCTTCTATCAACCTACAAAACAAGATCAAGAGTTCACCTTGAGCTCGTACTTCGGAACAAGTCGGTGTCACAAACCATTTCAACGGAAAACCGAATCGAATGTGTTCATCTAATCTAGAGAATATAAGAGAGTATATTACCTCATCCAACATGTATAAAAGCTTTGTCAACTTGTTCTGCAAATCTTGCTTTTCAGCATGAGAGAGCTCACAAGTTGAATTGCTTCCAGTTTCTTGAGGGTTTGAAGACGCTCCGCTTGCAGTGAGCATCGAACCATCGTTTTTGGTTCCTGCATCACCATTCTTTCCACTTCTAGTTTCATGCTCATGTGAGCTCTGGTTTCTCTCATTATTAGGTCGCTTCAAAGCTTTCCTGACATTAACAGCTTCATCAAGGAGTTGTTGTGCTGCCTTAAGGTACTTCGAGTTCGGCATCGTTCGTGCAATCGTAGACATACTGTATTGAGATAATTCGCCCTTTGCCAACTGCTCGTCTCTAGAGCTGCCATTTCTGCAGCCATCGTCGCCTGAACTAGTCGGATTCGGACTCAAGAACGAAGCTAAACCCATATCCGAATTCCTATAAGGAATTGATGGCATTTGAATTCCAGATGGAATTTGTGTACTAAGAGTAAGGGATAACCCCTGACCCTGCAAATTCTGCCCACCATGAAGAACATTGGTCGGGCCACGCATCGAGCTCGCACCGACCATTTCACTCCTTCCCTCTCCTCTCCATGTATTGAAATCATGCTCAGCAATCTCCGAACCACCGAGATTCGACAAAAACTCCTGCTGTTGTTGGCTCGTTCCCGCTGCTCCAACCGACGTTATCTGACCACAACCATTGTCTCCCTGTGAAGGACATGAATCCATGTACATCCCAGAATTATGCATCATCATATTCCGGGGAAGAATCGACGAGTCTTCATACGAACCGATCAAAGCTCCTCTCGAGTAGAGGATAGGAGTAGCATCCCTTCCATTACTCGAACTAGAATAGTAAGTAGCCATAGATTTCCCCTCTCAATTCAGAACTTCGTAGTGTAGTCACCTAACACAATTTTCAGCCATCAATGAATCAAACCTCACTTGAATaccaacaaacaacaaaaaaacaaaactcaacCAATCGAAAATTTCTAGGGTTCTTAATTCCACAGTCCTTCGCAAAAAATTTCCCGAATCCCACAAGAACAATCAcaagaaaaaaacgaaaacaaacaaagaaacaacatAGAGCTACTCATAACCTGCATGCAGAACTAATTACTCAAGCAGAGTGTAGTAAGCATATTGAGAGAGACTAAGAATAGAATATTTTAAGTTCATAgatgaataaagaaagaaaagtataGATTAAGATAATATAAATACCCAGAAATCCGCGACGGTTGCCGCCGTGGAAGGGAACAAAAAAGCTCGAAAACGGCACCCGATCGGCGGAGCATAAAATCTGAATCCCAAGTAAATCCCAAACACCAACAAAACACCAAATCTTACTTTTCATGGAAAAATTCCAAACACCAGAAAGAAGAACACAAGAACATCAATGGATCTTAAAGAAAGAACAGGAGGGGGAAAATCCAGAAGAATCAACAGAAGAAAAGCGAgacacagagagagagagagagagagagaagtgtATGGACTTCGATTTTGAAGACgatctaaaaatttaaaaccataCGATTCTTATCTATAATTTGCATCAATTCCCACGTGAGAGTAACACcgatttttttcttgatttctctctctaaatgaTGACTTTAATTCCCTTTTCTCCATCCCCCAAAAAAGAGCCCTCTCTTTTTGTGGCTGTTGATTGCTTTTCTTTGCTCCTCTGcttcaacaaattcaaatCCCCCGCtgtttcttcttcgtcttctgcATCCTCTTCTTGGCCGATAACGCCGCGTTTGGTTAAGAAGCTTAATCCCTAACTACCAGTTCGTGGACGGACCcatggcttcttcttcttcttcttcttcttcttcttcttcttcttcttcttcttcttaaacccCAAAAaaccctttctctctctacccttccctttctttctctctcatcccacgAGCATGGAGGCTCTGGTTTTTTACTGCtccatatattatttatttatttatttgtttgtttattcattttatttttttatttttttaagacggaaaaattttaattggttCCAAGCAATCGTTGGTTTGGTGCTCGTATCACTctatttgtcattttcttccaactATTCTGCTTTTGCATTTGTGGTCCTactttttaatctatttatatttctacccctcaaatatttccttttttttttttcttttttttaaccattaagaaaaaaaataataataattagtggGTGggtttattttctaaaatatctcttccttttattccttttattgtcttattaaattaaattaagtgcgaatataatatttctaaacgttaaaaatgagaaacaaacCGAAGTGGGATTGAAAGTCTAATATTCATTCATAAcagtttaaataggatactcGGTCATCCTCTCGGATGATTATTGATCATCATTTTAGTAAGTTATTGTCTTGTAAACGGTTGATCAGCTATGAGCCCAGAAAGATTCCTCACGTATTGGTAGCGGTTTTCAGCTATTGTTTCCCTCCCAAAAACGTGTTCTTACCTGTTATTCGCCACTCGAAActaacgttttttttaattgattttgataATGGTAAATATAGTTAGAGAATTTAGTCCTTAATGAAATAGTGGTTGGTTTACATTAATTGTGTGTAATAATAgtaattgtttctttttgttatattaattaacgagatgaaatcaatta carries:
- the LOC111796068 gene encoding BEL1-like homeodomain protein 7, which encodes MATYYSSSSNGRDATPILYSRGALIGSYEDSSILPRNMMMHNSGMYMDSCPSQGDNGCGQITSVGAAGTSQQQQEFLSNLGGSEIAEHDFNTWRGEGRSEMVGASSMRGPTNVLHGGQNLQGQGLSLTLSTQIPSGIQMPSIPYRNSDMGLASFLSPNPTSSGDDGCRNGSSRDEQLAKGELSQYSMSTIARTMPNSKYLKAAQQLLDEAVNVRKALKRPNNERNQSSHEHETRSGKNGDAGTKNDGSMLTASGASSNPQETGSNSTCELSHAEKQDLQNKLTKLLYMLDEVDRRYNQYYHQMQIVVSSFDVIAGCGASKPYTALALQTISRHFRCLRDAIAGQVRATRKSLGEHENSGNDKGVGITRLRYVDQQLRQQRALQQLGMIQQHAWRPQRGLPENSVSILRAWLFEHFLHPYPKDSDKIMLARQTGLTRSQVSNWFINARVRLWKPMVEEMYKEEAGSAEMDSISSSENVGKGTKGDNRTFEDNKEEDLQQSTSSTATERCSAGDIIDLKSDQASNLGNSGSTRLASFQNGAHIEAQNELVKSREELRPNVNNSNFFPDAIVQSQAGSDRFMAAAAAYHMSELGRFGAVSGVSLTLGLQHCEGGGIPMPTGTHHGFAAMRGDEMYNAAASSLGDTGHFECVNAGNPQPRFGPSHLYHDFVV